A genomic segment from Rhodospirillum centenum SW encodes:
- a CDS encoding polyprenyl synthetase family protein, which produces MPSLPKTLTAAMADTVEQVEAAIDVLLPRVDLPEARLFEAMRYGCLGGGKRLRPFLVMESARLFGVNPACALRAAAAVEFIHCYSLVHDDLPAMDDSDLRRGRPTLHLEYDEATAILAGDALLTVAFEILADPETHEDAQVRCRLVSALAKAAGPRGMVGGQMLDLMAEDRTFDIGAITRLQRLKTGELIAFSATAGAILGRASPPQHHALQAYAHDLGLAFQIADDLLDVEGTEAETGKSVGRDEGANKATFVSILGVERAREQAGRLADQAMAHLDIFEDRADMLKQVARYVVDRRS; this is translated from the coding sequence ATGCCCAGCTTGCCCAAGACGCTCACCGCCGCCATGGCCGACACCGTCGAACAGGTGGAAGCCGCCATCGACGTCCTGTTGCCCCGTGTCGACCTGCCCGAAGCCCGCCTGTTCGAGGCGATGCGCTACGGCTGCCTCGGCGGCGGCAAGAGGTTGCGTCCCTTCCTGGTCATGGAAAGCGCGCGCCTGTTCGGGGTGAACCCGGCCTGCGCCCTGCGCGCGGCGGCGGCGGTGGAGTTCATCCACTGCTACAGCCTGGTCCATGACGATCTGCCGGCGATGGACGATTCCGACCTGCGCCGCGGCCGCCCGACCCTGCATCTGGAGTATGACGAGGCCACGGCGATCCTGGCGGGCGACGCCCTGCTGACGGTGGCTTTCGAGATCCTGGCCGATCCGGAGACGCACGAGGATGCGCAGGTGCGCTGCCGTCTCGTCTCCGCCCTGGCCAAGGCGGCCGGCCCGCGCGGCATGGTCGGCGGTCAGATGCTGGACCTGATGGCCGAGGACCGGACCTTCGACATCGGCGCCATCACCCGGCTGCAGCGCCTGAAGACCGGGGAGCTGATCGCCTTCTCCGCGACGGCCGGTGCGATCCTAGGTCGCGCTTCCCCGCCGCAGCATCATGCGCTTCAAGCATACGCGCACGACCTGGGCCTCGCCTTCCAGATCGCCGACGACCTGCTGGACGTCGAGGGGACCGAGGCCGAGACCGGGAAGTCCGTGGGCCGCGACGAGGGCGCCAACAAGGCGACCTTCGTGTCGATCCTGGGCGTGGAACGGGCGCGCGAGCAGGCAGGCCGCCTCGCCGATCAGGCGATGGCGCACCTGGATATTTTCGAGGACCGGGCGGACATGCTGAAGCAGGTCGCCCGCTACGTTGTCGATCGGCGTTCGTGA
- a CDS encoding exodeoxyribonuclease VII small subunit has translation MTDSSLPSDIAALSFEDALAELERIVRQLEEGKARLDDAIRFYERGTLLKRHCEMKLRDAQQKVDRITVAADGALAAEPARLD, from the coding sequence ATGACCGATTCCAGTCTGCCGTCCGACATCGCGGCCCTGTCCTTCGAGGACGCCCTTGCCGAGCTGGAGCGCATCGTGCGCCAGCTCGAAGAGGGCAAAGCCCGGCTGGACGACGCCATTCGATTCTATGAACGCGGGACGCTTCTGAAGCGGCATTGCGAGATGAAACTCCGCGATGCGCAGCAGAAGGTGGACCGCATCACCGTCGCGGCCGACGGCGCGCTTGCCGCCGAACCGGCGCGGCTCGACTGA